A genomic region of Castor canadensis chromosome 16, mCasCan1.hap1v2, whole genome shotgun sequence contains the following coding sequences:
- the Atox1 gene encoding copper transport protein ATOX1 isoform X1: MPKHEFSVEMTCEGCAEAVSRVLNKLGGVEFNIDLPNKKVCIKSEHSMDTLLATLNKTGKTVSYLGPK; encoded by the exons ATGCCG AAGCACGAGTTCTCCGTGGAGATGACCTGTGAAGGCTGTGCCGAAGCTGTCTCTCGAGTCCTCAACAAGCTGGGAG GAGTTGAGTTTAACATCGACCTGCCCAACAAGAAAGTTTGCATCAAGTCTGAGCACAGCATGGACACCCTGCTGGCAACCCTGAACAAAACAGGAAAGACCGTTTCCTACCTTGGTCCCAAGTAG
- the Atox1 gene encoding copper transport protein ATOX1 isoform X2: MKHEFSVEMTCEGCAEAVSRVLNKLGGVEFNIDLPNKKVCIKSEHSMDTLLATLNKTGKTVSYLGPK, encoded by the exons ATG AAGCACGAGTTCTCCGTGGAGATGACCTGTGAAGGCTGTGCCGAAGCTGTCTCTCGAGTCCTCAACAAGCTGGGAG GAGTTGAGTTTAACATCGACCTGCCCAACAAGAAAGTTTGCATCAAGTCTGAGCACAGCATGGACACCCTGCTGGCAACCCTGAACAAAACAGGAAAGACCGTTTCCTACCTTGGTCCCAAGTAG